The following proteins are encoded in a genomic region of Poecilia reticulata strain Guanapo linkage group LG11, Guppy_female_1.0+MT, whole genome shotgun sequence:
- the txnipa gene encoding thioredoxin interacting protein a: protein MVAMTKKVKTFQITLSDSNKSFYCGGDKVCGRIEVEVSDVTRVSAMKILALGCAKVEYAKGKQRCRQEAEYLRHEEVLQLSEQPTDSDGSVVLRPGNKYEYKFGFDLPQQGQLVSSYKGKFGYVHYYVKALMERPQQPTLECKKCFEVEEPLDINTPDLLSPTGGTKEKKVTCMFIPDGQVSLNAKIDRRGFCEGEDICINAKFENTCSRIVVPKAAIIAKHTYQANGRTKVFRQKLSSVRGNHIISGMCDAWQGKTIRVPKIKPSMLGCNIIRVEYALMIYVHIPGSEKLILELPLVIGTAGLGSRSNSVSSQEGSVSNASQSWVSLRMPSEPPSYCDITKDCRLDQPLTPLLDDVDCDDSPIFMSAPSFQFPSPPTYTETEEEYNGNSVMLPVC from the exons ATGGTGGCAATGACGAAGAAGGTGAAAACCTTCCAAATCACCTTATCGGATTCAAACAAGTCCTTCTACTGCGGCGGGGACAAGGTGTGTGGCCGAATTGAAGTAGAGGTGAGCGACGTGACTCGGGTGTCTGCAATGAAGATACTGGCTCTGGGCTGCGCCAAAGTGGAATACGCTAAAGGCAAGCAACGGTGCCGCCAGGAGGCCGAGTACTTGCGCCATGAAGAGGTCCTGCAGCTGAGCGAGCAGCCCACAG ATTCCGATGGCTCAGTTGTCTTAAGGCCTGGTAATAAATATGAGTACAAGTTTGGATTTGACCTTCCTCAGCAAGG GCAGCTGGTGTCTTCATACAAGGGGAAGTTTGGTTATGTCCATTATTATGTAAAGGCCTTAATGGAGAGGCCACAGCAACCTACTCTGGAGTGCAAGAAATGCTTTGAGGTGGAGGAACCTCTGGACATCAACACACCAGACCTGCTG TCTCCCACAGGTGGCACAAAGGAGAAGAAGGTCACCTGCATGTTCATCCCTGACGGTCAGGTGTCGCTGAATGCAAAAATTGACCGGCGTGGATTCTGCGAGGGCGAAGACATTTGTATCAATGCAAAGTTTGAGAACACTTGCTCACGCATTGTGGTGCCCAAGGCCGCCATCATCGCGAAACATACGTACCAGGCCAATGGCCGCACCAAGGTCTTCCGTCAGAAGCTTTCTTCGGTGCGTGGAAACCACATTATCTCAGGCATGTGTGATGCCTGGCAGGGAAAGACTATCAGGGTGCCAAAGATCAAACCgtccatgcttggctgcaacatCATTCGTGTGGAGTATGCTCTAATG ATTTATGTCCACATCCCAGGTAGTGAGAAGCTAATTCTAGAGCTACCTTTGGTTATTGGAACTGCTGGTCTTGGTAGCCGTAGCAACAGTGTTAGCAGCCAAGAGGGTTCAGTCAGCAATGCGTCTCAGAGTTGGGTGTCCCTCAGGATGCCCTCTGAGCCTCCAAGTTACTGTGACATCACTAAGGACTGCCGCCTGGACCAGCCTCTTACCCCGCTGTTGGATGATGTTGACTGTGACGATAGTCCCATCTTCATGAGTGCACCCAGCTTCCAGTTCCCATCACCTCCAACATACACTGAG aCAGAGGAGGAGTACAATGGGAATTCAGTCATGCTTCCTGTCTGCTGA